The stretch of DNA ATGCACCCGATGAGCGCGTCTCAGGCGCACGTCGCGGAAGAGCAGGCTCTTCGCCCTCTCCATCGGAGGGGACTCCCCATCATGGCGCTCGTCCGCTTCGCTCAGCGCAAGCCTCTGGGCGCCCTCGGCGCCTTGCTGCTGCTGATGATGGTGTTCATTGCGGTGGCCGCACCGGTTATCTCACCCTACGACCCTATTGACGTCTTTGCGGACAAGCGTTTCACCCCCCCTGGACGAGAGTTTCTCTTGGGAACGGACCACGTGGGGAGAGACATCTTGAGCCGCATTTTCTACGGGGCGCAGGTCTCGCTTTACGTGGGTGTTCTCTCAGTCGCTATAGGCACCACCGCGGGATGCATCACTGGCCTGATCAGCGGCTACTTTGGTAAGCACGTGGACGCGATTATCCAGCGCGCCGTGGATACTATCATGGCCTTCCCCATTCTGGTTCTCGCTCTCCTGGTCGTCACAGTGCTGGGATCCTCCGCCGAAAACGTCGTCATAGCGGTGAGCGTCGTGCTCTTTCCTCAAGGCGCACGAGTAGTGCGTTCCGCGGTGCTGGCTGTCAAGGGAAGTGAGTACGTAACAGCCGCGCGAGCCGTAGGGGCCACGGACACGCGCATCATGTTCCTGCACATTCTGCCTCAGTGCGTGGCGCCTTACATCGTGCTGGCCACAGCCCAACTCGGCTGGGCCATTGTCGTGGAAGCCACGCTGAGTTTCCTGGGGGTGGGTACGCCGCCGCCCTGGCCGTCCTGGGGGAACATGCTCTCAGGCCTGGCCCGCACGTATATCGAACAGACCCCCTGGCTCGCCGTTTTTCCCGGTGTGGCCCTGAGCCTGAGCGTGTTCGGCGTGAACCTCCTGGGCGACGCCCTGCGCGACGTTCTGGACCCGCGTCTCAAGCGCGCGTGATCCCATCCGGGCGACTCACTTCACCGGCGTGGACCGCGGAATAGACATGCGTGTGCAGCACCTGCGCGCCATGGCGGCGGTGGTGGGGGTGGGCAAAAGCGTCATCGGACGCAACTTGGAAGTGGACGCCCTGACCCTGATGTCGCACGCCTTCAAGGCCGCGCTGGAGGACAGCGGGCTGAAGAAGGAAGAAGTGGACGGACTCATCGTCAACACGGGCGGCGCGGAGTGCGACCGTCTCCCGCAGCTCCTGGGCATTGACGTCCAGTGGAGCAGCCAGACCTGGTCGCACGGCCGGATGTCGGGTATCA from Dehalococcoidia bacterium encodes:
- a CDS encoding ABC transporter permease, producing the protein MSASQAHVAEEQALRPLHRRGLPIMALVRFAQRKPLGALGALLLLMMVFIAVAAPVISPYDPIDVFADKRFTPPGREFLLGTDHVGRDILSRIFYGAQVSLYVGVLSVAIGTTAGCITGLISGYFGKHVDAIIQRAVDTIMAFPILVLALLVVTVLGSSAENVVIAVSVVLFPQGARVVRSAVLAVKGSEYVTAARAVGATDTRIMFLHILPQCVAPYIVLATAQLGWAIVVEATLSFLGVGTPPPWPSWGNMLSGLARTYIEQTPWLAVFPGVALSLSVFGVNLLGDALRDVLDPRLKRA